One Tetrapisispora phaffii CBS 4417 chromosome 3, complete genome DNA segment encodes these proteins:
- the USB1 gene encoding phosphoric diester hydrolase (similar to Saccharomyces cerevisiae YLR132C; ancestral locus Anc_8.327) — MDLLRDNYSDSDRDSDDEEKRAQDSDVVVPELSEAVLDKYNIAPSVSRLYSRRDSQGMFNGFINIQYRTSTEMRMKLLHNIVKINSKCNTKLEPLFFTELGSPAVLHISLSQNLFFQSQEQRNSFYRLLEQKIHTAEIRPFDVKFDARPIWFAPLDTKRKTLFLVYKVEDLILESKFKPLQNCINRSLREIFPDKRIKEFEVSLNNLHMSIAKMLDTPDTLIRKYNKKTMDPFLDPDEHAEEFMVLPSFTVKQIKCDVNRKVINIKLLHPQT, encoded by the coding sequence ATGGATTTGTTGAGAGATAACTATAGTGACAGTGACAGGGACAGTGACGACGAGGAGAAACGCGCACAAGATTCCGACGTGGTTGTTCCAGAGTTATCGGAAGCCGTTttagataaatataatattgcaCCCAGTGTCTCGCGCTTGTACAGTCGAAGAGATAGTCAAGGAATGTTCAATggttttattaatatacaATACAGGACGTCGACGGAGATGAGGATGAAATTGTTGCATAACATTGTGAAAATCAATTCCAAGTGTAATACGAAGCTGGAGCCGTTGTTCTTTACTGAGCTGGGCTCGCCGGCTGTTCTACATATATCCTTATCGCAGaatcttttctttcaatcTCAAGAACAAAGGAACTCGTTCTATCGGCTGCTCGAGCAGAAAATACACACTGCAGAAATCCGTCCATTCGACGTCAAGTTTGATGCTAGACCAATCTGGTTTGCTCCGCTGGACACCAAGAGAAAAACGCTGTTTTTGGTTTACAAAGTGGAAGACTTGATATTGGAATCGAAATTTAAGCCTCTGCAAAACTGTATCAACAGATCTTTGAGAGAGATTTTCCCCGACAAGAGGATTAAAGAGTTTGAAGTCAGCTTGAATAATCTACACATGTCAATCGCTAAAATGCTGGACACTCCAGACACACTCATACGTAAATACAACAAGAAGACAATGGATCCATTCTTAGACCCAGATGAACATGCCGAAGAATTCATGGTTCTGCCGTCCTTCACCGTCAAACAAATAAAGTGCGACGTTAATAGGAAAGTCATTAATATAAAGTTGCTGCATCCTCAGACTTGA